The genomic region TATGCCTCTACTCCTACTTGGATGCCATCCCCTTCCCTATGGAGTTCCTTCTTGTGCAGTTCGCACATTTTTGCAAATAAAGCTGAGAGTGCGATTAGAAGTAAGAAGTATTTgctctttttaaaaaaattcatacatTCCTGTTTGTCATCTATGGAAATATTACTAATACtgtaatataaatagagGACGTTACATGTAGATAGAATATAGTAAGAGTAGTGTATATTGAAGAGGTAAGCAGAGAGATAAAATAAGTAAGTCATATGTAAAGCCAacaattttgaattttttaaagtattcttattccattttatagCTAACGAtcttaaatttaattttatgtcaTCTTGTTTATCTTGATATGCATATATtgtatcatatataatagttaAGTAACATAAGGGTAAAAAACTTAAAGTAAGTGGAAGTATATTTTCaactaaatttatattaatacttgAGGATATGAAGAAGCCAAGATTAAATGTAAAAGATAGATATACCTGAGCATAATATGTAATTCTCTTTAATAATGGATAtgtgataataaaaatggttGATATTAAACCTGTACATACTGTTTGGTAATCAAATTGAAATAATGTTAAAAGAGATATACATccatgtatacacatatatgttataGCTGTCCGAATACTCATAGTTTCATTTGCTAACGGtctattttttgttctttcgACGTGCTTATCAAATTTCCTATCAAACAAATCATTTATAATACAACCTACTATTCTACTATTAATACTCCCAATTAGAAAAAGAGCAATGTTATTCcctatttcttttattgcTTCCCATCTCagttcataattattattaatatgtataattaaattgtTCATGTCGTATGTTAAAATGTATCCGTATAGTGCTGAATAAAACAGTAAATAAAACCCTGTGGGGATATTCATTCTTGAcagtattatataattttttaaatttgttttaatcATATCGGTAAAATTGTAGTTAGACCATATGTGTTTGTTCTTCCTTCTATTACTGTTCTCTCCATGCACAGAGGAATAACAACTCCTTATGATCTTATTTGTATTATGCTTTTCTAAAACGAGAGGAAGATGTTTTAATTC from Plasmodium malariae genome assembly, chromosome: 11 harbors:
- the COQ2 gene encoding para-hydroxybenzoate--polyprenyltransferase, putative; amino-acid sequence: MNKRQCIRNFKSLVKKGNVLYVEEKGYGHYVENKKYGRYVENKEYGRYAENKEYGRYAENKEYGRYAENKEYGQYAENKEYGRYPENKEYGRYSENKEYGQYAENKEYGRYPENKKYGRYSENKEYGRYAENKKYGRYPEKEKNGLFPTEVASKGGRENYLSYQTFYLFSKGKNVDMLKLGKSMRTMKPSMYHNMFVLIGRNLELKHLPLVLEKHNTNKIIRSCYSSVHGENSNRRKNKHIWSNYNFTDMIKTNLKNYIILSRMNIPTGFYLLFYSALYGYILTYDMNNLIIHINNNYELRWEAIKEIGNNIALFLIGSINSRIVGCIINDLFDRKFDKHVERTKNRPLANETMSIRTAITYMCIHGCISLLTLFQFDYQTVCTGLISTIFIITYPLLKRITYYAQVYLSFTFNLGFFISSSININLVENILPLTLSFLPLCYLTIIYDTIYAYQDKQDDIKLNLRSLAIKWNKNTLKNSKLLALHMTYLFYLSAYLFNIHYSYYILSTCNVLYLYYSISNISIDDKQECMNFFKKSKYFLLLIALSALFAKMCELHKKELHREGDGIQVGVEA